The Verrucomicrobiota bacterium genomic sequence ATGGCCTCCTCGAAATCGCGGAACCGGAGGACGGGAATCACGGGCCCGAACACCTCTTTCTGGAAAATCGGGGCTTCATTATTCAGGCCGGTAAGCACCGTCGGCTCAAACCAATGGCCTTTGGCGAACCGGCCGTCACGGAGCCGCTTGCCTCCGAGCAGAACGTTTGCACCGGTCCGGATCGCTTCGTTCACGATCGACTCAACTTTTTCGACCTCGAGACGGTTGACTTTCGGCCCGAGATCGACGTCCTGCATCGGATCTCCGACCCTCAATGAACGCGCACGATCGACAAAGCGGTCGAGAAAATCGTCTGCAATTTTCTCGTGCAGATACATCCGCTCGTTACAGGTACAGATCTGGCCGCAGTTAGTGAACCTGGCGGTAATCGCGGCCGCCACGGCACCCTCCAAATCCGCGTCTTCCATCACGATGAAAGGAGCCTTTCCGCCAAGCTCAAGGCGCAGCACGGCAAGCTTTTCCGCGCCCGCCCGATAGATCTCCTTTCCGGCGCGCACGCTGCCGGTCATGGTGACCAGGTCGGTTAGCGGGCTGGTCGTCAGGGCCTCACCGACCGTCCGGCCCATCCCGGTCACGACGTTGAATACCCCTGCCGGGAACCCAACCTCATCGGCCAGCCGGGCGAGTTCCAGCCCGGAAAGGGGCGTGCACTCGTGCCCTTTCAAAACGACCGTGTTACCGGCGATCAAGGCGGGACCCATTTTTCTGGCTGCCAGGGCGGACGGGTAATTCCAGGCCGTCAACGCAACCACGACGCCGTACGGAACCCGGCGGATCCAGACTTCTTCTTTGGGGTTGTCGGACGGCAAAAGATCACCC encodes the following:
- the aldA gene encoding aldehyde dehydrogenase translates to MFIDGRWVEGDASQTIEVENPANEEIIATIPAGTAQDAQRALEAAKRAVPGWADLPPIERGKLLHKLADAIAANRDRLARIVTLEQGKPLKEAIGEIGATETFIRYAAESARRIEGDLLPSDNPKEEVWIRRVPYGVVVALTAWNYPSALAARKMGPALIAGNTVVLKGHECTPLSGLELARLADEVGFPAGVFNVVTGMGRTVGEALTTSPLTDLVTMTGSVRAGKEIYRAGAEKLAVLRLELGGKAPFIVMEDADLEGAVAAAITARFTNCGQICTCNERMYLHEKIADDFLDRFVDRARSLRVGDPMQDVDLGPKVNRLEVEKVESIVNEAIRTGANVLLGGKRLRDGRFAKGHWFEPTVLTGLNNEAPIFQKEVFGPVIPVLRFRDFEEAIRYANQTEYGLSAFVFTNDFRRIMNLSRTLQFGELYVNRPNGELIQGFHNGWRNSGLGGEDGKYGLDGYFRKQTTYLNFA